One Syntrophorhabdaceae bacterium genomic window carries:
- a CDS encoding 2-oxoacid:ferredoxin oxidoreductase subunit beta, with protein MPGLDNYRSDMPAWCPGCGNFGILRAFREAVSEVGLAPDHFAIVSGIGQAGKFPHYVRCNTFNGLHGRSIPVATGVKLANHTMTVVAVGGDGDMYGEGGNHLIHAMRRNIGIKTFVHDNQIYGLTKGQASPTSAEGVLVKNQPFGVLSQPLSPLAMAVALDCSFVARGYAGDHDHLKGLIKEVMTHKGFSLVDILQPCVTFNRINTYEWYGERVYRLGEGYDPKDRASAFQKALEWGERIPIGVLYRNDRPSFEERVPVLAEGPLKDQPLSRERLRSSAS; from the coding sequence ATGCCAGGCTTAGATAATTATCGGTCGGATATGCCAGCATGGTGTCCCGGATGCGGCAACTTTGGGATATTACGGGCTTTTAGGGAGGCCGTGTCAGAAGTGGGGCTTGCGCCCGACCACTTCGCTATAGTCTCCGGTATCGGTCAGGCCGGTAAGTTCCCTCACTATGTGAGATGTAATACCTTTAACGGGTTGCATGGGAGAAGCATTCCCGTTGCTACAGGCGTGAAGCTGGCGAATCATACCATGACCGTCGTTGCGGTGGGTGGAGACGGAGATATGTACGGAGAAGGGGGAAACCACCTCATCCATGCGATGAGAAGGAATATCGGTATAAAGACATTCGTGCACGACAACCAAATCTACGGGCTCACAAAGGGGCAGGCCTCCCCCACCAGCGCAGAGGGCGTGTTAGTAAAAAACCAGCCCTTCGGCGTTTTGTCTCAACCGCTAAGTCCCCTGGCCATGGCCGTGGCACTCGACTGCAGCTTTGTGGCGCGCGGATACGCAGGAGACCACGATCACTTGAAGGGACTTATAAAGGAGGTCATGACGCACAAGGGTTTTTCTCTGGTAGACATCCTCCAGCCCTGTGTAACATTCAATAGAATCAATACGTACGAGTGGTACGGGGAACGGGTTTATCGTTTAGGGGAGGGCTATGATCCGAAAGACAGGGCATCGGCTTTTCAAAAGGCCCTTGAATGGGGGGAGCGTATACCCATCGGCGTTTTATACAGAAACGACCGGCCCTCATTCGAAGAAAGGGTCCCTGTGCTTGCCGAGGGGCCTCTCAAAGACCAACCGCTCTCTCGTGAGCGCTTGCGAAGCTCGGCGAGCA